Below is a window of Bacillota bacterium DNA.
CTTCCGACAGCCCAATTCGGACAGTTGATGACATGGTCGGTTTCGACGTCAGAATCATGGGATCCGATATGCTTAACGCCCAGTACCTTGCTCTTGGAGCATCGCCGACTCCCATGTCGTATGGCGAAGTTTACAGCGGATTGCAAACAGGTCTTATAGATGGCCAGGTTAACCCGATCTTTGCTATCCGGAGCATGAACTTCTATGATGTTCAGGATTACTTTACCCAGATATATGCAGAACCTTTTGTAGGTATTCCCACCATTAACATGGTTTTCTTCGATTCTCTTCCAGAAAATGTCAAGGAGCAGCATAGGGAATGGTGGGCAGACGCTATTGTGCCTGCGGCAGACTGGATTAACACCCGCCATGAAACAGACCTTAATGCAATGACAGAAGAAAGGCCTGAAATTGAAGTCATTCATGTGACTGGGGCAGAGCAGGAAAGATTCAAGGAAAAAGCGATGGATGCCCATCAGGTATTCCTTGAAATTGGCGGACCAAACGCCCAGGCTGTTTATGATGCACTGATGCAGGATATTGAAAAAGCAAAAGTTGAACTTGGTATTGCAAATTAAGCGCCGATCTTGAATAAACCTTGCGGCGGCCTGATAGGCCGCTGCAAGGCTTTTAAAAAGTGAGGTTTTTGTTTATGAGTGATCGTATCAATACAATAGAAAACGGGAATAATAACAAGCACCACAGCCGTCTTTCCAACATATTTCATATGGTGGGAGCTATAGTTAATTGGTTTGAAGTATCACTTTTAAGTATAGGAGTATTTCTTCTGGCCGCTATCCTTATCGCCAATGTGATCGCCCGAAATTTTTTCCGGAGTATCTACTATGCTGAAGAAGTTTCTATGATTCTGGTTCTATTTATAACCTTTGTCGGCGTAAGTTATGCCGTCAGAAAAGCGAGACACATTAGAATGGGCGCTATCTTCGATATGTTAAATCCTAAAATTAAGAAGATATTGCTCTTTATCATAGTCACATACAGCTCCATCGTTATGTTTTTGATGGCCTATTACACATACCAGTATATGATAACCTCCATGGTCACCATGCAGGTCACTCCATCGCTAAGGATTCCCTACTGGATGACGCTGATTATTGTTGTGATCGGTTTCGCCTCAGCCGGTATCCAGTTTTTGCGAACAATTATAAAAAATATCATTGAAAAAGACGTATGGTTATCCCCCGAGCAACAAAGTGAATATGAAGAAGTAGGTTGACCGGTTATTGTGTGACTGAAAGGTGGTGAATTTTATTGCTATTTTTGGGCCTTAGTATGCTCACAAAGCTGCTTCTGGGTTTTCCGTTTATGGTTGTAATCCTGGGTTCCCTGATTCTATATTTTTGGATCTACATGCCTGGGTTTAACATGAACGTTCTGGTTCAGCAGGTTTTATCCGGAATCAAACCGCCAGCCCTGGTCTGTGTGCCCATGTTCATTCTGGGCGCCAATATCATTACTTCGGGCAAAGCAGCAGAAAAGCTTATAAACATGGTAAAAGCTTTTGTTGGACATATACCAGGTGGATTACCAATTACCACCAATGCAAGCTGTACGCTTTTCGGTGCAGTATCAGGTTCAACTCAAGCCACGGTAGCCGCCATTGGTGGAACCATGCGTCCCATGCTTCTGCAGGCGGGCTATCCAAGTTCATTTACCCTCGGCTTGATTATTAACGCCAGCGATATAGCATTTTTGATACCTCCCAGTATTGGGTTTATCGTTTACGGTGTAGTAACCAGCACTTCGATTGGAAAACTATTTATCGCCGGTATCCTGCCTGGCTTGTTAATCTTTTTGTTATTTTCGATCTACTGTTTCTTTTACTCAAAGATAAAAAAAGTAGGGCAGCTCCCAAAAGCTACCCGACGGGAACAATTAATAGCAATCAAAGAAGGATTGCCTGTACTCGGTTTTCCGGCTATTATCATCGGCGGTATTTATGCTGGTATATTTAGTCCGACTGAAGCGGCGGCGGCAGCTGTAGCTTATGCTCTTTTCCTGGAGCTTGTTGTTTACAGATATCTGACTATAAAAAGCCTGGTCGAAAGTTTTTTATCGACCGGCGTCATAACCGGCGTGGTATTTGTTCTGGTTGGAGCAGGGCAGGCACTATCCTGGATGTTAAGCTTCCTGAAAATTCCCCAGCAGTTCCTGGGACCGCTGTTTGGCTCAGATCCATCTTACCTGACAGTTGTATTAATTATTGTAGTATCATATTTCGTGGCCTGTATGTTTGTCGACCCGATCGTCGCAATCTATGTGTTGAGCCCGATTTTTGCGCCCTATGTTATCGAGACCGGAGTTGATCCGATCCTGCTTGGGGTTCTGGTCACCCTGCAGGCAGCTATCGGCTCTGCTACTCCACCATTTGGTTGTGATATATTTACCGCCCAGCTGATATTCCGGCGGCCCTATCTGGAGGTAATTGCCCATACTCCACCATTCATTCTGATCCTGATCCTGGTAACTATTCTCCTGGTGGCTTTTCCACAGATAGCTTTATTCCTGCCAAATACAGCGTTGTTATAAGCTATAACGACAAAAGCCGAAGGAGTGAGCAAAGTGATTTATCGCGCCAGCCCCGGTCAAGTCAGTTACGGAGAAGTAATAGGGATTATTTTACTGGACAGTTGTGCTCCCTACATCCCGGGTGATGTGGCCAATGCTTCAACATATCAATACCCTGTACGCTTCCGAAAAGTATCAGGGCTCACCGTAGAGCGAATCTTTAATCATGACCTCTCTTTGCTGGAAAAAGTAACCGAGGCTGCTTTTGATTTAAAAAACAACGGGGTACGGGCTATAACTGGAGACTGCGGTTTCATGGCTATCTATCAGCAAGCTTTAACTGAAAAAGTCGATCTGCCGGTATTCATGTCCAGTCTGTTACAGATTCCTTTCCTCTGCCGTCTGATCAAGCAAAATGACCAGATTGGTATAATCACTGCTAATTCTGAATCATTGACGGAGAAGGTCCTTGAATCATGCGGGGCAAATTTACCAGGGCGAATCGCTGTTGGAGGGATGGAAAAATGTCAAAACTTCAGGGCTGCATTTATTGAAGAGAAAGGGGACCTAAACAGAAATAAGGTTGAAGAAGAAGTGGTTTTAACTGCCAAAAATTTGCTGGCCAGTTTTCCTGCAGTGAGGATAATACTCCTCGAATGCAGCGTTTTACCGCCCTACGGGGCATCAATCCAGCAAGCAACAGGACTGCCTGTTTTCGATTTTATAACTATGATCGACTATGTATGTTCGGCTGTGTTAAAAAAAGAATTTCAAGGGTTTATGTAACGCGACAGTGCCTGAAACCTTACCGTATTGAGGCAAGAGTTCTATATCTTTATTTGTAAGGAGGAAAGAAAATGGCCGCTGTTTTTTCAACGGACGAGTACAGGGATAGGATCAAGCGAACAAAAGATAAAATGATGGAAAAGGATATTGATCTGCTGGTAGTTTCTCAACCGGCTAATATGAATTACCTGACCGGATATGATGGATGGAGTTTTTATGTTCACCAGTGTTTGCTACTCCATCTTGATCAGGATGAACCGGTGTGGATTGGCAGAGGGATGGATGCCAACGGGGCGCGCCTGACCACATTTCTGGCTGAAGAAAATATTCTTGAATATGCCGATAATTATGTGCAGTCGACAGTCAGGCACCCCATGCATTTTGTAGCTGATACGATAAAAGAACGCCAGTGGGAAAAATGCTCCATAGGTGTAGAGATGGATCAGTTCTATTTTACTCACCGCAGCTACATTGAACTTGAACGTTCACTCCCCGGCGCTACTTTCAGCGATGCCAATGCCCTGGTCAACTGGGTCAGGGTTATTAAATCTGATGCTGAAATAGAGTTTATAAAAAGGGCAGGTAAAATAGCCGTCAATGTGATGGATGCCGCAAGGGAAGCCATCAGTGTTGGTGTGCGTGAATGTGATGCAGCCGCTGCAATAGCCCATGCACAGTATTCCGGCACCGATGAATATGCCGGTGATTATCCGGCCATAGTCCCGCTGATGATGGCCGGTGAAGCAACAAAAACCCCTCACCTGACCTGGACCGAAAAAGTTTATAAAGCAGAAGAAGCAGTTTTACTTGAGCTTAGCGGAACCTACAGACGGTATCATGCCCCGATAGCCAGAACGATCTATCTGGGTAAAAACCCGCCAAAATTACTTCTCGACACAGCTTCAGTGGTCCTCGAAGGCCTGAATACAGCTCTGGGGGTTATAAAACCCGGAATAACTGCTGAAGAAGTTGAAGCTGCCTGGCGTAAGGGTATTGCCCATTCAACGGTAGTCAAAGAATCGCGAATCGGCTACTCTTATGGTCTTAATTATCCTCCCGATTGGGGAGAACAGACCATCAGTATCCGCCCCGGTGATCAGACAGTGCTTGAACCGAATATGACTATACATTTGATACCGGGCATATGGTATGACGATGTAGGGTTTGAAATTGATGCGACTTTAAGGGTTACCCCGGAAGGGTATGAATCGGTTTACGATTATCCCCTGGAGTTGCTTTTCAAATCATAGCATCCTGCATTCACTAAATCAAAGAAAGGAGCATTTAACTTGTCTAAAAAAAGCGTTATCGATTTTATGAAAATGAAAAAAGATGAGGAAAAAGTAGCCTGGGTGACGGCCTATGATTTTCCGATGGCTCTATTTGCCGAGCAGGCCGGAATGGATATGATCCTTGTTGGTGATTCTATGGGTATGGTTCTTCTGGGTTTTAAAGATACTATCCCGGTCACCATGGAAGATTGTCTTTCCCACTGCCGGGCAGTGCGCCGTGGTGCACCAAATACCTGGGTTATTGGTGATATGCCTCTTGGATCATATCAGGTGAGCGATGAAGATGCTGTCAGAAATGCTATCCGTTTCTTAAAAGAGGCAGATATGGACTGCATCAAACTTGAAGGAGGCACCCGGGTAGCCAGCCGTATTAAAGCTATTAATGATGCTGGGGTGCTCGTGATGGGTCATATCGGGCTAACGCCACAAAGTTCAGGACAGTTAGGAGGTTTCAGGGCAACAGGCCGTGATGTGGTCACCGCCCGGAAATTAATCGAGGATGCCCTGGCAGTTCAGGAAGCCGGTGCATTTGCTCTGCTGATTGAAGCTGTTGCCCCTGAACTAGCCGAATTTCTGGCCAAACGATTGGAGATACCTGTTTATTCTATCGGCGCCGGAGTGAACTGCGACGGCCAGTTGTTAATCTGCGGCGACATGCTCGGTCAGTTCCAGGCTTTTACCCCGAAATTTGTTAAGGTTTATGCCAATATTGCCGAAACAAGCGTCAGCGCCTTCAAACAATACATAAAAGAAGTGAAAAATGAAGAATTCCCAACCGAGGAGCATGTTTACCCACGAAAGGATAGCCTTGAAGATTTTCAGAAACTTTTTGCCGAGTATAGCTGAAATAATGGAAAAGCACTCAACAGGTGTAAAAACTATACGAAATGGGAGGATGAGTAAAAATGTCTTTTAATAAAATCGAAGAGTATATCAAAGAAAAAACCGGTTTCCCACTGCGGGATCGATATGACCTGCCCACATCTCAGCACAGTTTCCCTGATGGATCTCACTACCGAATAGAAATAGCCGGAATAGAAACAGTTAAAAACCTTGAAATAATGACCAGGGAAGCGGAAAGAAGAAATGTGCCTGTTCACAGGGTTATTTCACTGGTTCGCGGTTCGGCGATGATGGATAATACAGAACTGAAGGAGTTTGCAGCAGTAGCAGCTGATAACAAATATGAAGTAATTATCAATCCGCTGCCCAGCAGAGCTTGGGATAGCGGTAGGCAGTACGCCACTCCCGAAGGCTATGTTTCAGGAATGAGAATCAGGGGAAGCGATAAAGTCTATGAATGGTTGAAAGAATTCGACCGATGCCTGGAAGCGGGAATCCGAGGGTTTCTGATAGTTGATGAAGGACTTCTGGCTCTGGTTACTCGGATGCGTACCGATGGTATTGTCCCGAAAGACGTTAAATACAAAGTATCGGTTTTTGCCGGGCATGGCAGTCCATATGGAGCGAAGCTACTTGAAGATCTTGGTGCCGATAGTTTCAATCCACTGGGCGATTTGACTTTACCAATGCTTGCTTCGATCAGGAGCACAGTCAAACTGCCCCTGGATGTCTATGTAAGCCTGGTTGAAACGATGGGCGGTTTCCAACGCTACCATGAGTGCCCGGATATAGCCCGGATAGCGGCGCCTGTTTATTTCAAGATTGAACCGGGACGTTCAGAAAGCGAGATGTACAATTCCTGGGTTGATGACAACCTCGTTAATCATCTCGCCGCTCATCGGGTTAAAATTGCTGAAATCTGCATTGACTGGGTTGAGCGTGCAGGGATTGGTATGGTGTTAAAAAAAGGTGGTAATGACCTTTCCATTCCAAAACCTTAAGCAGCTCTTTTTAACATAAAATAATAATCTAAAGGGGTGTTCCTATGGGTGCAAATCCACTGGATACTGCGCTTCACTCGTTAAAGAAAGCGGCCGAACTGGCTAAAACCGATCCCAAAGTCATTGAACTGCTAAGCAGGCCGAAGAGAACTATTGAATTTACCTTCCCGATGCGTATGGACAACGGGGAAGTAAATATCTTTACTGCATACAGGGTCCACTGGTGTGATGCCCTGGGTACGTTTAAAGATGGAACAAGGTTTACCGGAAACCTGACCCTCGATGAACTAAAAGCACTTGCACTCTGGATGACTATCAAGCACGCTGTAGGTGGTATACCAGCCGGTGGCAGTAAAGGTGGTGTTGTTGTCGAACCCGCAGAATTGAGCCGCTGGGAGCTGGAAAGGCTGGCTCGCAGTTTCATGCGCAACCTGCCGATTAAGGGAGCCTGGATCGATGTTCCGGGAGCTGATATCGGGACTGGAGAGCAAACCCAGGCCTGGATGCTCGATGAGTATGAGTCGATCGTTGGTTTTCACAGTCCGGCAGCGGTTAATGATAAACCGGCAGCAGTGAGCGGTACAGTAGGAAGCAGTGAGGCTACCGGAACAGGCGCCTTCTATGTGTTTGAGCAGGTAGTTAATGATTTCTCCTTTGATAGAAAATGTTCTGTAGCTGTTCAAGGTTATGGTAAAGTCGGCTCGGTTTTCGCCAATTTGCTTTATGAGAACGGGTACAAAGTCGTTGCTGTCAGTGATATCCGCGGCGGTATCTATAACTCCGACGGGATTGATTGTTCCCGGCTGAATGAATATGTAGCAGAAAAAGGGTCAGTGGTTTATTTCCCGGGAACTGAGGCTGTATCTAACAATGAGCTGCTGGAACTTGAAGCAGATATCCTTGTTCCGGCAGCTGTGCAGAGCGTCATCGATGGAAAAAATGCTCCAAATATAAAGGCAAAGTTAATTATTGAGGCAGCGAATGGCCCCGTCTCACCGGATGCTGAAGAATACCTGTACAAGCACAACATCCCTGTCATACCGGATGTGGTAGCCAACGTTGGTGGAGCTATTGTTTGCCATTTTGAACGTATACAGGGCTTAACTGATGAATATTGGGATATTGATCGTGTTAGAAAGCAGCTGAAGGAATGGATATTAAAAGCGTACCAACAGATGACCGATACAGCCGGTGCTCATAAAACTACATATCGAATGGCTGCCTGGATCAATGCCTTGCAAAAAATTGAAGCCTCAATTAAAAAAAGAGGCTGGGTATAATATTAAGCCATCGAAAGGAGAAATTTAGATGCCTGCTGAATGGGCATTAACGGAACTGGCAAGCGGGGCGCAGCAAATCTGGAAGGCTCAAAAGAGAATACAGGGTCTTGTTGATAAAACGCCCCTCATCTATTCTGACAAACTATCCAAAAAGTTCGAAGCAGGAATTTATCTGAAATATGAATTCCTTCACCCAACCGGATCATTCAAGCTGCGGGGGGCAGCAAGTAAGATACTGAGTCTTGAGCCGGAGGAACGTCAGCGCGGTGTGGCTACTTTTTCTACTGGCAATCACGGCTTGGCTGTAGCTTATACAGCACACAGGCTTGGGATTCCTGCTTCAATATTTATTTCTGAACGAGTGCCCGAAACAAAAGTTAACAATTTAAAAAAACTGGGTGTAAAGCTTTTTGTACACGGCCGCAGCCAGGATGAAGCTGAAGATTATTGCTATGATAAATCCCGCAAGGAAAATTGGACTGTGATTAAGCCCTTTGATGATCCATTAATCATTGCCGGGCAGGGAACAATCGGGCTTGAAATATTATCACAGCTACCTGAGCTTAATACTGTTATAGTACCTCTTTCCGGTGGAGGCTTAATATCAGGTATAGCACTTGCCCTGAAATGTAACCTTCCGGATGTCCGGGTAATCGGCGTATCCATGATGGAAAGCGCTGTTATGTACCAATCACTTCAAGCCGGTCATCCGGTTAAGCTTGAGGAACATAATACTCTTGCCGACAGTTTGCTGGGTGGTATTGGCCTTGATAATCAGTATACTTTCCCCCTGGTAGAGCAGTTTGTTGATCATGTAATACTGGTCAGCGAGGAAGAAATTGCCAGGGGTATGGCATATCTTTATAGCGAACATAGGATTGCAGTTGAAGGGGCGGCGGCCACCACAGTTGCCTGCTTGAGGAAAAGCGAGATAGTTAAACCGGCAGACAACGTTGCCTTGATACTATCAGGTAATAATGTAGATACCAGCTCGTTTCACGAAGTCGTATCAGCTTACCTTTAACTTAACAACCTGCTTGGGGGAGGAAAATAAAATGTTGAAAAAAGAATGCATCTATCCCGAAAGTGCACCTATACCGGCCGGACCTTATTCACCGGCTCTTCGTGTAGATAATTTTGTTTTTGTCAGCGGTCAAACCCCGGAAAAACCGGGAACAGATCAACTTGTAGAGGGAGATATCACAATCCAGGCAGAACAAGTATTTGAGAATATAAATAACATCCTTTCGGCAGCTGGATGTACCCTAAATAATGTAGTGAAGGTAACTACCTTTCTCTCTGATATAAAAGACTTTGAGCAATACAACCAGGTTTATAAAAAGCACTTCTCAAAACCCTATCCCGCCCGGACAACCGTGCAGGCTGTTATCCCCGGCGGCGCCCTCCTTGAAATAGAAGTAATCGCATTAGTTTAAAACATGTCACGGGGACGGTTCTCCTGACACATCTTTTCGTCCATCTCTCTTACAACAGAACAATCTGACGGTTCTACATAAAAACCCCCACTTCTTAATACCTTGACTTTTTGCCCCTAATGATATAGAAAAGAAATCAAAAAAGTGGGAGATGGCAGATGAAAGAGGTCGTTGTCCAAAAGTACGGTGGAAGTTCCCTGGCTAACCTGGAAATGATGGAGAAAGTGGCCACACACATTAAAAAAACAATCGAGGCCGGCAAGATTCCCATTGCAGTTGTGTCGGCAATGGGCAAAGAAACCGACCGGCTGATCGAAACAGTTAAAGAATTTCACGGAGGACAACCACCGGTTACGGAGACAGATAAGGTTCAGGCCACCGGGGAAAACCTTTCAGCCTCACTCCTGGCCATCGCCCTTCACAAGGCCGGTGTAGAAGCTGTCTCGCTTACCGGCTGGCAAATCGGCCTGGAAACAAGCCGGAACCACCGGCAAAAAATAAAAAGGATCCGCAATATCGACAGAATAAAGGAGATCCTATCCCAAAACAAGGCAATCGTCATCACCGGATTCCAGGGAGTAGTTGAAGACACAGACGAAATTACCACCCTCGGCAGGGGCGGCTCGGACCTCTCAGCCATCGCCCTGGCCGGTGCCTTAGGCCTCGAATACTGCGAAATCTATACCGATGTGGACGGAGTATATGCCATCAATCCCCAGATTGTCCCCAAAGCCCGGCGCTTCGACCAGATCACCTACGACATGATGATCGAGCTCTCCGCCCGTGGCGCCAAAGTCCTCATGGACCGAAGTGTGGAACTGGCTCGCAAGCTTAACGTTCAAATTAAGGTTTTACTCTCCCCGAGCTTCGGAAAAAGCAGCGGGGGAACGTTGGTTTGTTCGCATACCGGCAACCTGCAGGAGATGGAAACCTCGGAATCGGAGCGGACCGGGGTGGCTATCCAGAAGAACCTTTCAACTATAATCGTTTCGAACATCCCTGACGAACCGGGAATTACCAGCAAAATCTTCGGGGCGCTCTCCACTATAAACCTGGTCGATACCGCCCAGGTGCCTGTAAACGGCAAAATATCAATATCAATTCTTTGTCAGGCAGATGACCTGAAGAACGCTCTCGCTAAATTGAGTGAACTAAACAAAAGCATTCCCGGGATTGAAATCAAGGGTTTAACCAACATGACAGGATTAACGCTGGTTTCTCCATTAATGAAAGAAGGACCGAGCTACCTGAGCCGCTTCGCCGATGCCATGAAAGAGGTAAATGTGAAAGTAGAAATGATCGCTTCCTCCGGCACAACAATTCTTTTCATCATCGATGAAAGCAGCCTGACTAAAGCCGCGCTTACCCTTGCCAAAAAGTTCAACCTCGCGACTTAAGTGTGTCACGGGGACGGTTCTCCCGACACATAAGGACTTGATTGCTTGACATGTAGCATATATGTGCTACAATAAAAAAATAGCCTTTCATAAGAGGTGTTTGCTAAATGGTTAAAAAAGTTACACTGCGTCAAATGGGCGGTTCAATCGGTGCTACTATCCCCAAAGAGTTAACTGATCGTTTCCATCTCAATAAAGGAGATGAAATCTTTGTACTGGAAACTGAACGGGGTATTTTGTTGACTCCTTATGATCCGGATTTTGAAAAAGCAATGGCTCTTTATAAGAAAGGGGCAAAGAAATATGTAAATGCCCTTGATGAGTTGGCGAAGTAGATCTATGAAAGAACCAACCTGGCTTACTTTAAATATAATAGAAACGATACATGTTGATTTAATTAAAGTTCATGGCGGTTACCATGGATATCGAGATAAAGCAATGGTTGAAGCTGCCCTTGCCAGACCACTTCAGCGCTGGAATTACGAAAAAAATTTGGATATTTTCTCATTAGCAGCTTCGTATGGCTATGCTTTGACAAAAAACCACGGTTTTATTGATGGGAATAAGCGTGTTACCTTTATGGCCATCTATATATTCCTCGGCCTAAACGGGTATGAACTTGATGCCCCTGAACAGGAGATAGTTGATATAATCCTGAAGCTGAGCAATGATGACCTAGATGAAAACAAACTGGCTCAATGGTTACGCAGGGCAGCCATATTTGGTTTTGAAAATGGAGGGCAAGATGCCAATGAGTAAAGATAAATCTTCAGGAGGTTTTTCTGACTCCGAGAAAGCTGCGATGCAACAGCGCGCTAAAGAGTTGAAAGCAGAAGCTAAGGCAACGAAAAAAAGGGAGCAGGGAGAAGCTGCGCTTCGGGAAGTGATTGCCGCCATGTCAAAACCAGATCGTAACCTGGCTGAAGGGATTCATGCTATTATATCCGAGTTTGCCCCGGATCTCTGGCCAAAAACCTGGTATGGGATGCCGGCATATGCCAACGAGAGCGGTAAGGTTATCTGCTTCTTCCAGGGAGCAGATAAGTTTGAAACGAGATATGCTACATTGGGCTTTAACGATGAAGCGAAACTTGATGATGGCAACATGTGGCCAACAGCATTTGCATTAAAAAAGCTCACTGCCACTGAGCAGAAAAGAATCAAAGAACTAATCAGGAAAGCACTTGGTTGATTAATGGGTTCAGGTCTATACTCTGCTAACGAGGTTGTAACCTGCTTTCACCTGTAGCTTTTGAAGCTGGCCTGTAATGAGCTAATTAATGTGTCAGGAGAACCGTCCCCGCGACACAGTGAGAGCAGTGCTAATAGACATCTGAGCATTTTAAAGGATATTATGTACAAAAGAATTGAAAATTATGGATATTAAAAACATCCTGGAACATATCGCGATTGTGCTAAGCGCTAAGTACTTAACCCCTTGACCGGGGCTGAAGTTAAAAAATAGGTATTTATAAATAATGAATATTCGTAATTACCGCCTAATAAAGTTAGATGCTATAAGATTAAACAAGCATGGCACGAATGGAGGAGATGTTCTTGGATATACTAGAGAAAGATTATGCAGCAGGGCTTTTTGAAAAATGTGACCCCCCCTGCCTATCACTTTATCAGCCGACTCACCGCCACTACCCGGATAACCAAAGCGACCTGATTAATTACCGGAATTTGACGAAAGTTTTAGAGGCGACGCTGCTGCAGAATTATACAAGGAAAGAGGTCCAGCTTCTGCTCACCCCATTTTTGGGGCTGGCTGACAACCGTGAATTCTGGAATCACACCCTCAACGGTCTGGCAGTGCTCGGTTCAAGGGGGTTCTTCCGCGTCTACAGGCTTCAAAGGACGGTTGCTGAACTGGCTATCGTGGCTGAGCGTTTCCATATTAAACCACTGATGCGTATCCTTCAAACGACCGATCGCTACCATGTCCTGGGCATAAACCGACATGAGATTAGACTTTTTGAAGGTAACCGAGATGTTCTGGATGAGATTGAACTGGCTGAAGACATTCCATGGACGATTACCGGGGTGCTGGGAAAAGAACTGACCGAGCCGCACCATAACGCTGCCCCATTCGGCAGTGTTGGCGGATCTCATGGCCATGGTGGTAAAGAGTCCGAAGTTGATGGCGATGCCGAGCGCTTCTTCCGCATTATTGACCGCAGCATCCTGGAACATTACTCGAAGCCCTCAGGTTTACCGCTGATACTGGCCTCACTGCCGGAGCATAAATATCTATTTCACCGAGTCAGCCATAATCCTTTTTTGCTGGAAGAAGGTATTGATATCCATCCGGATGACCTGCCGATCGATGATCTACGACTGAGAGCCTGGCAGGTGATGGAGCCTCATTACCGGGCTAAACTGGCTACTCTGGCTGAGGATTATAAACAATCAAAATCTAAAGGTCTCGGTAACGACGATTTGGCACAGATCGCCAAGGCTATTGTAGCAGGCCGGGTTGCAACCCTACTGATCGAATCCGACCGCGAAATACCTGGCCGGGTGGATGACATAACAGGTGACATTGAACTAAAAAAGCCAGATTACCCGGATACGGATGACATACTTGATGATCTGAGTTCCCTATCCCTGAAGAATGGCGGGAAAGTCGTAGTTCTTCCTGCTGAAAGTATGCCGGTAGAAACCGGAATTGCTGCCATCTACCGCTATTGAGGTGGATGGCGATTCGGTAGCCAAGCCTTGTTAGGTTTAAGGCTGAAGGTGCATGTGTTGTGATGTCCACTATCGCTGGCTCGATGATGACAATAGTCGGGGTGAAGTTTTCAATGATCCTGGTCCGTTTGATTGTCCGCCCGATTCCTTCTCCGTAGAATCAGTATACGATCGCAATTTACTTGAAGCTCGGCTGATACGGACGCGCGAAGTGCTAAATAGATTTCTGCGAACCATGACTGAGACAGAAGATCCACCCCCTGCGCTGTAAAAAAGTGTGTCAAACGAACCGTCCCTGCGACACAATGCATAATAAATGAATATATGCTATAATACAAATAGCAGTAAAATATAACCATTTGTATAATTTCTTAGTTATACATGCTTTCATTTGTGGCTGAAAAATATTTATTTTTTAAAAGGTGATTTTTATGCGTGAGATTAGTTTGGAAGAAATTAAACAAATCACTAACTCACCTGCTGGGAAAAAAATCAAAGAGCAGGTAAGTATATATGTACGCTCTAAACCAGGATATAGTGGAGTACGGAAAAGACCTAGAAATAC
It encodes the following:
- the dctP gene encoding TRAP transporter substrate-binding protein DctP produces the protein MKVLNAKWLLPILCLLLIVGLIMVSGCAAEAPVDEAPDDEPIDVEDEDEAVLDRLIEAKLASEEIEGDFMTVWAENFADHMLDWSSSMFQLDVYPYGTLGDTRDINELAQLGVVEYVFSDFAWMGAFVPEATVFGLHYIWPEERPWEVMEWVVRNGDSWPIIVESFRREGLVPLSIMFEGWQWITSDSPIRTVDDMVGFDVRIMGSDMLNAQYLALGASPTPMSYGEVYSGLQTGLIDGQVNPIFAIRSMNFYDVQDYFTQIYAEPFVGIPTINMVFFDSLPENVKEQHREWWADAIVPAADWINTRHETDLNAMTEERPEIEVIHVTGAEQERFKEKAMDAHQVFLEIGGPNAQAVYDALMQDIEKAKVELGIAN
- a CDS encoding TRAP transporter small permease, whose protein sequence is MSDRINTIENGNNNKHHSRLSNIFHMVGAIVNWFEVSLLSIGVFLLAAILIANVIARNFFRSIYYAEEVSMILVLFITFVGVSYAVRKARHIRMGAIFDMLNPKIKKILLFIIVTYSSIVMFLMAYYTYQYMITSMVTMQVTPSLRIPYWMTLIIVVIGFASAGIQFLRTIIKNIIEKDVWLSPEQQSEYEEVG
- a CDS encoding TRAP transporter large permease translates to MLFLGLSMLTKLLLGFPFMVVILGSLILYFWIYMPGFNMNVLVQQVLSGIKPPALVCVPMFILGANIITSGKAAEKLINMVKAFVGHIPGGLPITTNASCTLFGAVSGSTQATVAAIGGTMRPMLLQAGYPSSFTLGLIINASDIAFLIPPSIGFIVYGVVTSTSIGKLFIAGILPGLLIFLLFSIYCFFYSKIKKVGQLPKATRREQLIAIKEGLPVLGFPAIIIGGIYAGIFSPTEAAAAAVAYALFLELVVYRYLTIKSLVESFLSTGVITGVVFVLVGAGQALSWMLSFLKIPQQFLGPLFGSDPSYLTVVLIIVVSYFVACMFVDPIVAIYVLSPIFAPYVIETGVDPILLGVLVTLQAAIGSATPPFGCDIFTAQLIFRRPYLEVIAHTPPFILILILVTILLVAFPQIALFLPNTALL
- a CDS encoding aspartate/glutamate racemase family protein; its protein translation is MSKVIYRASPGQVSYGEVIGIILLDSCAPYIPGDVANASTYQYPVRFRKVSGLTVERIFNHDLSLLEKVTEAAFDLKNNGVRAITGDCGFMAIYQQALTEKVDLPVFMSSLLQIPFLCRLIKQNDQIGIITANSESLTEKVLESCGANLPGRIAVGGMEKCQNFRAAFIEEKGDLNRNKVEEEVVLTAKNLLASFPAVRIILLECSVLPPYGASIQQATGLPVFDFITMIDYVCSAVLKKEFQGFM
- a CDS encoding M24 family metallopeptidase, giving the protein MAAVFSTDEYRDRIKRTKDKMMEKDIDLLVVSQPANMNYLTGYDGWSFYVHQCLLLHLDQDEPVWIGRGMDANGARLTTFLAEENILEYADNYVQSTVRHPMHFVADTIKERQWEKCSIGVEMDQFYFTHRSYIELERSLPGATFSDANALVNWVRVIKSDAEIEFIKRAGKIAVNVMDAAREAISVGVRECDAAAAIAHAQYSGTDEYAGDYPAIVPLMMAGEATKTPHLTWTEKVYKAEEAVLLELSGTYRRYHAPIARTIYLGKNPPKLLLDTASVVLEGLNTALGVIKPGITAEEVEAAWRKGIAHSTVVKESRIGYSYGLNYPPDWGEQTISIRPGDQTVLEPNMTIHLIPGIWYDDVGFEIDATLRVTPEGYESVYDYPLELLFKS
- the panB gene encoding 3-methyl-2-oxobutanoate hydroxymethyltransferase translates to MSKKSVIDFMKMKKDEEKVAWVTAYDFPMALFAEQAGMDMILVGDSMGMVLLGFKDTIPVTMEDCLSHCRAVRRGAPNTWVIGDMPLGSYQVSDEDAVRNAIRFLKEADMDCIKLEGGTRVASRIKAINDAGVLVMGHIGLTPQSSGQLGGFRATGRDVVTARKLIEDALAVQEAGAFALLIEAVAPELAEFLAKRLEIPVYSIGAGVNCDGQLLICGDMLGQFQAFTPKFVKVYANIAETSVSAFKQYIKEVKNEEFPTEEHVYPRKDSLEDFQKLFAEYS